Within Pseudomonas alloputida, the genomic segment GCGTTGAACGCGGTGACGTCTTCGCCGTCGACGATGATCGTGCCGCCGGAAGGTTCTTCCAGGCGGTTGATCAGGCGCAGCATGGTGCTTTTGCCAGCGCCGGAATGGCCGATCAGGCCGAACACCTGGCCATCTTCGATGGTCAGGCTGGTCGGATTCAGTGCGGGGATTTCCCTACCGGCAACGCGGTAGGTTTTATGTACCTGTTGGAACTCGATCACGTAGCGAACCTTGTGGGGCGCATTGAAATTTGGGTCAGCGGTTAGCTGGGGTCGCGCATTTTAGCCTTTTCCCATAGCTGTTCTTAGCATTTATTTCGTCATGCACCAATCCATCGGGCATATCGCGACAACCGGTAATCCTGATTGAACGCTCGGCAACGCCCTCCAGTCACTACTTGGACAAGCCCTGAACGGGCACGCCTTAAGACTGATGAGGAGAGCCGATCATGCCCAGCAAGAAAACGGATGCGCCCAAGCACAGCGAGGCCGCCGGTACCCAGACCCCCGACAGGGCCAACACCAATGCCAAGCTGCAGAGCCTGGAGGCCGACCGCAGCGATGCGACCGGGCAGGCGCTGCGGACCAACCAAGGCGTGCGCATTGCTGACAACCAGAACTCCCTCAAGGCGGGTGATCGCGGACCTTCGCTGCTTGAAGACTTCATCATGCGCGAGAAAATCACCCACTTCGACCATGAGCGTATCCCCGAGCGCATCGTGCACGCCCGCGGTACCGGGGCACACGGGTTCTTCCAGAGCTATGGCAACCACGCCGAGCTGACCAAGGCCGGCTTCCTGCAAGATCCGGAAAAGATCACCCCGGTTTTTGTCCGCTTCTCGACGGTTCAGGGCCCACGCGGTTCTGGCGATACGGTGCGAGATGTGCGGGGCTTTGCCGTCAAGTTCTATACAGATGAAGGCAATTTCGACTTGGTCGGCAACAATATGCCGGTGTTTTTCATCCAGGATGCCATCAAGTTCCCCGATTTTGTCCACGCGGTGAAGCCAGAGCCACACAACGAGATACCGACCGGCGGTTCGGCTCATGACACCTTCTGGGATTTCGTCTCGCTGGTGCCGGAGTCGGCTCATATGGTCATGTGGGCCATGTCTGACCGCGCCATCCCGCGCAGCCTTCGAATGATGGAAGGCTTTGGCGTGCATACCTTCCGCCTGATCAATGCCGAGGGCGTGGCCAGCTTCGTCAAGTTTCATTGGAAACCACGTCAGGGCGTGCATTCCCTGCTGTGGGACGAAGCCCAGAAGCTGGCGGGCAAGGACACCGACTTCCAGCGCCGTGACCTATGGGAAGCCATCGAAACCGGTGACTACCCGGAATGGGAACTGGGCGTGCAGATTGTGCCTGAGGCAGACGAACACAAATTCGACTTCGACCTGTTGGACCCGACCAAGATAATCCCGGAGGAACTGGTACCCGTCACGCCGCTGGGCAAGATGGTGCTCAACCGCAACCCGGACAATTTCTTTGCCGAGGTCGAACAGGTGGCGTTCTGCCCGGGCCATATCGTACAGGGTATCGACTTTACCAACGACCCGCTGCTGCAGGGCCGGCTGTTCTCGTACACCGATACCCAGATCAGCCGCCTGGGTGGGCCGAACTTCCACCAGATCCCGATCAACCGGCCGGTAGCGCCGAACCACAACAACCAGCGTGATGCGCTGCACCAGCACGTCGTGCACAAGGGCCGGGCTTCCTACGAGCCCAACTCGATTGACGGCGGCTGGCCGAAGGAAACCCCGCCTGCGGCGCAAGACGGCGGCTTCGAGAGCTATCAGGAGCGTATCGATGCGCACAAGATTCGCCAGCGCAGTGAGTCGTTCGGCGATCACTTCTCGCAGGCTCGGCTGTTCTTCCATAGCATGAGTCCGACCGAGCAACAGCACATCATCAAGGCTTACAGCTTCGAATTGGGCAAAGTGGAGCGTGAACATATCCGCGCCCGGGAAGTGAATGAAATTCTCGCCAACATCGACCTGAAGCTGGCGGCGGCAGTTGCGGCCAACCTGGGCCTCCCTGCGCCGAAAGCGGGTACGGTGAAGGTGAAGGGTAGCCAGTTGGCGCAATCGCCTGCGCTGAGCCAGATGAACCACCCAGGTTCGGTGGGTATCAAGGGGCGCAAGATTGCTGTGCTGGTGGCCGATGGCGTGGACGCTGCCAGCGTGGACAAACTGGTCAAGGCCCTGGAAGCGCAC encodes:
- the katE gene encoding catalase HPII; its protein translation is MPSKKTDAPKHSEAAGTQTPDRANTNAKLQSLEADRSDATGQALRTNQGVRIADNQNSLKAGDRGPSLLEDFIMREKITHFDHERIPERIVHARGTGAHGFFQSYGNHAELTKAGFLQDPEKITPVFVRFSTVQGPRGSGDTVRDVRGFAVKFYTDEGNFDLVGNNMPVFFIQDAIKFPDFVHAVKPEPHNEIPTGGSAHDTFWDFVSLVPESAHMVMWAMSDRAIPRSLRMMEGFGVHTFRLINAEGVASFVKFHWKPRQGVHSLLWDEAQKLAGKDTDFQRRDLWEAIETGDYPEWELGVQIVPEADEHKFDFDLLDPTKIIPEELVPVTPLGKMVLNRNPDNFFAEVEQVAFCPGHIVQGIDFTNDPLLQGRLFSYTDTQISRLGGPNFHQIPINRPVAPNHNNQRDALHQHVVHKGRASYEPNSIDGGWPKETPPAAQDGGFESYQERIDAHKIRQRSESFGDHFSQARLFFHSMSPTEQQHIIKAYSFELGKVEREHIRAREVNEILANIDLKLAAAVAANLGLPAPKAGTVKVKGSQLAQSPALSQMNHPGSVGIKGRKIAVLVADGVDAASVDKLVKALEAHSARPMLLGPTSAPVKAADGKQLPVAASMEGMPSIMFDGIVVPAGKASTDALAASGLAKHFVLEGYKHLKALVLTKELAKALGLKEDKGLLLGDEQKAVDAFVKAVEGHRVWEREAAAEAVPA